The Couchioplanes caeruleus nucleotide sequence CCGCTTCACCGACAAGCCGTTCCTCATCGTCGAGACCGGCGGCGAGCCCGGCAGCGAACGGCCCGGCTGGATCCGCGACCTCGCCCGCGGCGTCGCCCGGGACGACGACATGCTCGGCTTCGTCTACTTCAACCAGAACGGGTCCGCCCGCTGGAAGATCGACGCGGACTCCGCCGCCCAGCGGGCCATGCGCGACCGGGTGGACGACAAGACGTTTGGATTCACGGTCCGATGACAGTTGCCGCTCCCGAGAAACCCCAGGTCGCCCGGATCCCCGGCGCACACGAGCTGCGCCGCACCGGCCCGGCCGCCTGGACGGCCTGGTTCGCGCTGCTGCCGGCGGTGGTCATCGCCGCGGTCAGCCTGATCGGCGCGGGCGACCGCGAGATCTGGGCGGACGAGCTCGCCACCTACCACGCGATCACCATCTCGTGGTCGGAGCTGGGCCGGCTGTTCACCAACCTCGACATCATCCACTCCTTCTACTACGTGCTGATGCGCGGCTGGATCGCCGTGGCCGGCGACTCGCTGCTGGCGCTGCGCATCCCGTCGATCGCGGCCCTGGCGCTGACCGGCTCGGTCGTCGTCCTCATCGGACGCCGGCTCGTCAGCACGCCGGTCGGGGTGGTCGCCGGGCTCCTGCTCGCGATCATCCCGTCGATCTCCCGGTACGCGCAGGAGATCCGCTCGTTCGGCTTCGTGACGCTGCTGGCCACGCTGTCGACGTACCTGTTGCTGCGGGCGCTGGAGCGGCCGACCGGCCGGCGGTGGGCCGCCTACACCGCGGCGACGGCCCTGACCGGGCTGGTGCACTTCATGGGCATCACCGTGGTCGGCGGCCAGCTGCTGTACCTGCTGCTGACCACGTCCCGCAGCGACGAGATCCGCCGCTGGCGCTTCGCCGGCGCGCTGGGCGCGGTCGTGCTGATCGTGCTCCCGCTGCCCGCGCTGGCCCAGCAGCAGTCCGGCCAGGTCGCCTGGGTGACGACGAACGCGGCGAAGACCCGCGGCTTCCTCGGCCGGGTGATGCTCTCCGACGACCTCGCGTGGGTGCTGGTCCCGCTCGCCCTGCTCGGCGTGCTGGTCCTCTGGCAGCGTCACCGCGCGGCCGGCGTGATGCTGGTGACCTGGGCCGTCACCCCGATCGTCTTCGGCCTGGTCACCGTCTCGATGCTGCACCTGTTCGTGGCCCGCTACATGCTCTTCACCGTGCCGGCCTGGGCGCTGCTCGCCGCCACGACGATCTGCCACCTCGCGCACCCGCTCGGGCGAAGAGCGCACGGCCCCTGGTGGATGCTCGGGGCCGCCCTGGCCCTGCCCGCCTGCACCTATCTCGCCCTGCCCGACCAGCAGAGCGTCCGAAAGAGCCCCGTGGAGGAGCAGGCCGACTACCGTCCGGCGCTGTTCTACGTCCGCGACCACTACAAGCCGCAGGACGGCATCGTCTACAACGACAACCGCAGCGACCGCAACCAGCTCGCCCGGTCGGCGGCCGAGTACGAACTGCGCCGCGGTGGCCCGCGTGACGTGCTGCTCTACCAGACGGCCGGCCAGATCGGGTACTTCGGTGCCAAGGAATGCCCCGACCCGGCGCCGTGCCTGGCCGACGAGCAGCGGCTCTGGCTGGTCAGCACGACGACGTCGAAGAACCCGTGGGACGGCATGAAGCCGGCGGCGGCCGACATCCTCGCCAAGAACTTTCAGATCAAGGACGACAAACGGTTCCTCAAGGTACGGGTCGTGCTGCTGGTGCGCGGGACCGCCGCGAAGAAGTAGGGAGCTTCGTCGCCGGTTGTTCACCCGGTGTCCAGCCCCCGGGCCCGGACGGGTTGTTGGCTGATACAGCTAGTACTCAGCGACACCCGAAGGGGAACGACACGTGTTTACCCGTACCGTGCGATGGCTGGCCGCCCCCGTGGTCGCCCGCGCCGTCGCCGCGGCCGGCCTGACCCTGGGCAACCCCCTGACCGCCGCCGACGCCGGCGCGAAGCGGCCGGCCAAGGCCCGCAACGTCATCTTCATCAACGGTGACGGCATGGCCGCCGCGCAGCGTGAAGCCGCCCGGCTCTACTACGCCGGCCTCGACGGGCAGCTCACCATGGACAAGCTGCCGGTCTCCGGCCAGCTGACCACCAGCCCGCACGACCCCAAGTCGCCGGTCACCGACTCCGCCGCGGCCGCCACCGCCTGGGCCACCGGGGAGAAGACGTACAACGGCGCGATCAGCGTCGACGTCGACGGCAACCCGCTGCCGACGCTCGGCGCCCAGGCCAAGGCCGCCGGCAAGGCCACCGGACTCGTCACCACCGCCCAGGTGACCGACGCCAGCCCGGCGGCGTTCTTCTCCAACACCGCCAACCGCTCCGCGCAGGACGAGATCGCGCGGCAGTACGTCGAGGTCACCAAGCCCGACGTGATCCTCGGCGGCGGCGAGGACTGGTGGCTTCCGGCGGGCACCGCGGGCGCGTACCCGGACAAGCCGGCCGAGGACCCCACCGAGGCCAGCAAGGGCACCAAGGGCGACCTGATCAGCAGGGCGAAGCAGGGCGGATACCAGTACGTGTCCACCGCGGCCCAGCTCGAGGCCGCCCGCGGCAAGAAGCTGCTCGGCCTGTTCGGCAACGAGGAGCTGTTCCAGCAGCGCCGCGAGGGCGAGGGCGACGTCTACAACCCGCCGGTCAGCCTGGCCACCATGACCACCAAGGCGCTGGGCACGCTGGCGCAGGACCGGGACGGCTTCTTCCTCTTCGTGGAGGAGGAGGGCGTCGACGAGTTCGCCCACGAGAACAACGGCACCCGGATGCTGCAGGCCCTCGGCGAGCTGGAGAAGGCCGTCGCGGTGGCCCGCAACTACGCCGCCGTGCACCCGGACACGCTGGTCGTCGTGACCGGTGACCACGAATGCGGCGGCCTGACCGTCGAGGACACCGGCAGCACGGACGAGTCCGGCGACGGCATCTCCGCCGAGGACGGCCCGTTCGCCATCAAGAACAGCTCGCTGACCTTCACCCTGGACTGGACGACCAGCGGGCACACCGGCGTCGACGTGCCGGTCACCGCGTACGGCCCGCTCGCCGACCGGTTCACCGGCAAGCACCCCAACACGTACGTGCACGACGTGCTGTCGCAGGCGCTCACCCGGCACTGAAGACGCGTAGCCGGATCCTCACGGGCTGGTCAGGTTCGTGAGGATCCGGAACCACGGACGTTCGGCCAGAAGTGCCTACATCGGATGGTCGCGTGCCTCCCGCCGGTTCTGGACGGGCGGTTCGCGAAGGCTGACGCGGTCAGGTGACGATGCCGCGGCGGTACGCGTAGACCACCGCCTGGACCCGGTCGCGCAGGTCGAGCTTCGTGAGGATGCGGGACACGTAGGTTTTCACCGTCTCCTGGCTGATCACCAGCGCCGCGGCGATCTCGCTGTTGGAGCGGCCGTCCGCGATCAGGCGGAGCACCTCCAGCTCGCGGGGGGTCAGCGCGTCGTCCGCGGCGCCCTCGGCGGGACGGATGCGGGCCGCGTACCGGCCGACGAGCTGGCGGGTGACCTCCGGGGCCAGCAGCGCCGCGCCCGTTGCCACGGTGCGGATGCCGTGCAGCAGTTGCGCCGGTGGGGCGTCCTTGAGCAGGAAGCCGCTCGCTCCCGCGCGCAGGGCCTCGTACACGTATTCGTCGAGGTTGAAGGTCGTCACCACGAGGACCTTCACCGGGTTCGTGACGCCCGCGCCGGCGAGCAGGCGCGTCGCTTCGATGCCGTCGAGGATCGGCATCCGGACGTCCATCACCACCACGTCGGGGTGCAGGCGGGTGACCAGGTCGACCGCGGCGCGGCCGTCGCCGCACTCGCCGACCACCTCCATGTCCGGCTGGGCGCCGATGATGGTCGTGAAGCCGGTGCGGATCAGCTCCTGGTCGTCGCAGACCAGCACCCGGATCGGCGCGGTCACGACGGGCTCCCGGCCGGGATGCGGGCCCGCACGACGAAGCCGCCGCCCGGCTGCGCACCCGCGCTGAACTCGCCGCCCAGCACGCCGACCCGTTCGCGCAGCCCGGCGAGGCCCCGCCCGCTGCCGCCCGGGGACGCCGAGGACGACCCGGTCCCGTCGGTGCTGACCTCCACCGTCATCTCCCTCTCGCTGTGGCGGACGTGGACCGTGGTGGGGCGGCCGTGGGCGTACTTGAGGGCGTTGGTCAGCGCCTCCTGCACCACCCGGTAGGCAGCGGCCTCCGCGCTGCCGGCCCTCGGCGTCCGCTGCCCCTCCTCGGTGAACTCCACCGGCTGCCCGGCCTGCCGGGTCTGCTCGACCAGGTCGCGCAGCTCCCCGGCGGACGGCGTCCGGGGTTCGGTGCCGTGGTCCGGGTTGAGCAGGTCGAGCAGGTGCCGCAGGTCCCCGACGGCCCGGCGGCCGGTGTCGGTGATCGCGGTCAGCGTCTTGTCGAGCCGCTCCGGCGTGGCGGTCAGGTAGCGCGCCGCCTCCGCCTGCACCACCATCGCGGTCACGTGATGGGTGACGACGTCGTGCAGTTCGCGGGCGATGCGGGTGCGTTCCGCGGCGCGGGTCACCTCGGCGACGTGGCGGCGGCGCTCCTCCTCCACCAGGCGGGTCTGCCGCAGCCACCCGCCCATGGCCCACGCACCGGCCAGCAGCACGAAGAACGTCGCGAAGCCGGCGAAGCCCTCGCCCGAGCCGAGCCGGTCCAGCGCGACCGACAGCGCCACGTACGCCGCGACGGCGACAGCCACGACGATCCGCCGGTGCCGCTCCACGTAGGCGCCGGCGGTGACCAGCGCGAACGCCAGGCCGGTGCCGGCCACCGAGTGGTAGGCGCGGAGCTGGTCGATCGCGAACCCGAGCGACACCAGCGCGAGGCAGACGGTCGGCCACTTGCGGCGTACGGCCAGCGGCAGGGTCTCGAGTGCGACGGCGACCACGGCGAGCCCGTCGAACGGGCGGCCGGGGAGGTTGCCGAGCTGCGTGCCGTGGTTCTCCGTCACCGGTAGCCACGAGGCGCCGGCCAGCACCAGCGCCAACGGGAAATCCCGGACCGTGACGTCGAAGCGCCGCCACAGGTCCGGGAGCCGCCGGAGGTCGATCACTGGGAAACCATAGCGGCCGGGGTCTCGCGGACCGCCCGGCGGCGGCGCGGGACGATGTGACCGCGGCGGCGCGCCAGCATCAGGAACACCACCGTCAACAGCACCCCCGCCGCCACCGTGTAGAGGCTGCCCTCCGGGCCGAAGTCACCGCCGGTCAGCACGGCCGGGCCGGACATGGTCGCCTCCAGCAGGCCCTTCGAGTCGCCGTTGCCGGAGACCACGACGCTGAAGATGCCGCCGATGGCGAAGTTCCAGCCGAAGTGCAGGCCGATCGGCACCCACAGGTTGCGGGTGGCGGCGTAGCAGGCGGCGAGCATGAAGCCGGCCTCGATCGCGATGGCCGTCGCGCCCCACAGGGAGGCGTCCGGGTTCGCCAGGTGCATGGCGCCGAACACCAGTCCGGTCAGCAGCAGGGCGATCCAGGTGCCCGTACGCTCCTCGACGATCCGGAACAGCACCCCGCGGAAGAGCAGCTCCTCGGTGACTGCGGCGGCGGCCATGAGACCGAGCAGCCCCAGCGCGCCCGTCACCGATCCCAGCCCGTGCACGTGGTAGCCGTCCAGGAACGCGATGTTGGCGATGACCGCGGCGGACATCGCGAACCCGATCAGCACCCCGCGGGTCAGCCGGGCGCCGGCGCCGGCCCGGGCCAGCTCCGTCACCTCCCGGCGTTCGGTGCGCCCGACCACCCAGCGGTAGACGAGGACCGCGAGCACGGCCGTGACGATGCCGAGCACCAGCGTGAGCCACGGGTTGCCGGACACCGCGTTGACCGCCTGGCCGCCCACGGCGGCGATCGCCACCACCGCGAGAAGCTGCTTGATGAACCTCATGACGCCTCCTTCGTGACCCGCGGCCGGGGCGCCTGGGGTCACAGAGAAAGCTATGGATTTTCGGACCGGGAATCGTCACCGTGCGGTGGACACTTCCAGGTAGCTCGCACGGGGGACAAGGACCGCGGTCAGCCGTCGGCCGAGGCGGCGAGGTCGCGCCACTGGTGCCAGGTGTCGAGGCGCTGGGCGTACGCCTTCTCCGCGACCGGGTACGGGTACGTGCCCAGGAACAACCGCAGCGGCGGCTCGGGCAGGTCGACGAGCGCGAACATCGCCTTCGCCGTGTGCCCGGGGCCGGCCGGTTGCCGCCCCGCCGCCGCCGACCGGCGCGCCTCGCGGACGGAGTCGTACGCGGGCAGCGGCTCGCCTGCACCGCGGAGCTGCCGGACCAGTCGGTCCCGTACGGTCCGGGTTCCACGACCGTGACGCGCACGCCCGCCGGCGCGACCTCCTGGGCGAGCGCCTCGCTGAAGCCCTCGAGCGCCCACTTGCTCGCGTTGTAGATGCCGAGCAGGGGGAACGCGGCGACGCCTCCGATGCTCGACACCTGGACGATGTGCCCGCCGCCCTGGCCGCGCAGGACGGGTACGGCGGCTGGCGTCACCCACACCGCGCCGAGGAAGTTGGTGTACATCTGGGCGCGGACCTGGGCCTCCGTGACCTCCTCGGCGGCGCCGAACAGGCCGTACCCGGCGTTGTTGACGACGACGTCCAGCCGGCCGAAGCGGTCCCGGCCGGCGGCGACGGCGGCCTGGGCCGCTGCCCCGTCGGTGACGTCGAGCGGCAGGGCCAGCGCGGAATCCGGGTGCGCGGCGACGAGATCGTCGAGCCGGTCGACGGTACGGGCGGTGGCGACCACCCAGTCGCCGCGCTCCAGCGCAGCCTCGGCCCAGACCCGGCCGACCTGCGCCGGATGGCCGCGCCCGAGGCCGCCCCGGCGACGCCGGAGCAGCTGGCCGACGGCATGCAGGAGCTGCTGGACGCCTGGTCGGGGGTGCCGGCGTACGTCCGCGGCCGGCACTTCGACGTGCTGGCGAGCAACGCGCTCGCGCAGGCCCTCGTGCCCGCCCACCGGCCCGGGCGCAACCTGATCCGCGACGTGTTCCTCGACCCGGACATCCGCGACCGGTATTCCGACTGACCGGCGGTGGCCCGCTCGTCGGTGGCGGCCCTGCGCGCGGCGATCGGCGCGGATCCGCACGACCCGGTGCTGCCCCGGCTGATGGAGGAGATGTGCGCGGCCAGCGCGACGTTCCGGGACCTGTGGGCGCGGCACGACGTGCACCCGACCCGCGACGAGACGAAGGCCTTCGCGCACCCGGTAGCCGGCCGGTTCACGCTGCGCCGGCACGTCCTGCACGTCGACGGCTCGCACGGCCAGGTCGTCATCGCGTACCGGCCGGAGCCGGGCAGCCCGGCCGTCGCCGCGCTGGCCCGCCTGCGCTGACGACCTCAGAAGAGGGTCATCGGTTCGGCCTCCGGCAGCGGCTCCAATCCGGGTACGCGGGCGCGTACCTCCTCGTGGAACCGGCGGGCCAGCGCCGGCGCGTCCGCGTTGTCCGGGGTGTGGATGAACACGGTGGGGGAGCGCCCCTCCCGCAGCCAGCCGGCCGTGACCGCCACCCAGCGCTGCCAGCCCGCGACCGTCTGCTCCTCGGCGTCGCGCCCCAGGTAGCGGACGATGGGCCGGTCGGTCAGCGCCCGGGTCCGCAGGGACACGCGGGGTTTCTTCGTCCAGGCGTCGCGTTCCCCGTCGCTGGTCGGCGGCGTACGGAAGAACGCGGTCGTGTCGAACGGAACCCACTCGGCGCCGACCGTGGCCAGCACCTCCTCCAGCTCCGCCGTCGCCCGCCGGTCGTCGAAGAACGCGGGATGCCGCACCTCCACCGCGTACCGGTGCGAGGCGGGGAGCCGGCCCAGGAACGCGGCTAGCGCGGGCACGTCCGGCGGCCCGAACGAGCCGGGAAGCTGGATCCAGTACGCGTGCAGGCGCGGGCCGAGCGGTTCCATCGCGTCGAGGAAGAGGCGCAGCGGCTCGTCCACCCCGGCCAGCCGGCGCTCGTGCGTGATCACCTTCGGCAGCTTGACCACGAAGCGGAAGTCCGGCCCGGTCTGCTGCGCCCACGACACCACGGTCTCCCGCGCCGGTGTCGCGTAGAACGTCGTGTTGCCCTCGACCGCGTTGCACCAGCCGGCGTACGCCTGCAGCTTCTCGTGGGTGGGCAGGGGATGCGGAAGGAAGCGGCCCTGCCACGCCCTGTGTGTCCACATCGCACAACCCACATGGAGACGCATGGGAAAACGGTACGCGCCCGCGGAACTCCCGGCCCGTCCGGTGCGACCAACGCTGCGACCGTTCCCCCGGCCCGCGCGAGGATTCCCATGGCGACCATCACCGAACCGGCCCTGACAGCGCGCGGGCGCCGGCCCGCACCCGTGCGTAGCTTCGGGCCGCTGCTGCTGCGGCTGCACTTCTACGCCGGGATCCTCGTCGCGCCGTTTGTGGTGGTGGCGGCGCTGACCGGGCTGGCGTACACCGCCATGCCGCAGGTCGAGCGGGTGGTCTACGCCGATGAGCTGACCGTCGCCGAACCGGGCGGTACGACCGTGTCGCCGGCCCGGCAGGTCGCGGCGGCTCGGGCCGTCCACCCGGGCGGGACGCTGACGGCGGTACGGCCGGGTGACGGCGACGCGACCACCCAGGTCGACTTCACCTCGCCCGAGCTGGACGAGGAGCACCGGCACACCGTTTACGTCGACCCGTACACCGGCGCTGTCACCGGGCAGCTGACCACGTGGTACGCGACCACCCCGGTCAAGACGTGGTTCGACGACCTGCACCGCAATCTGCACCTCGGCGCGGCCGGCCGGCACTACTCGGAATTCGCCGCCAGCTGGCTGTGGATCCTCGCGCTGGGCGGTGTCGTCCTGTGGTGGCGGCGCCGGCGCGGCACCCGTACGGTCCGGCACCTGCTGACCCCGGACCTCGCGGCGCGCAGAGGCGTACGGCGTACCCGGGGCTGGCACGCCGCCACCGGCATGTGGCTGACCGCCGGCCTGCTCGTCCTGTCGGCCACCGGCCTGACCTGGTCGCGCTACGCCGGGGGCACGTTCAGTTCCGCTCTGGACGCGCTCGGCGCCGCGACGCCCTCGGTCGCGACGGATCTGCGCGGCGCGCACGTTGCCGCGACCGGCGGCCACCACGGCGGCGCGGCACCTTCCGCCGGCGGTGCCGTCACCGATCCCGGCCTGATCGACGGTGTCCTGCAGGCGGCACGCGCCGACGGGCTGTCCGGGCCGGTCGAGGTGGCCGTACCGGAGAACGCCGCGACCGCGTGGACCGTGACGCAGACCCGTAACCTGTGGCCCGTCGGCCGGGACAGCGTCGCGGTGGACGCCGCGACCGGCGCGGTGACCGACCGGGTGGACTTCGCCGACTGGCCCCTCGCGGCCAAACTCACCCGGTGGGGCATCAACGCCCACATGGGCACGCTGTTCGGCATCGTGAACCAGATTCTGCTCGCCGCGCTCGCCCTGGGCCTGATCTGCGTCGTCGTCTGGGGTTACCGGATGTGGTGGCAGCGGCGCCCGACGCGCCTCGACCGCCGGTCCCGCGCCGGTGCGCCCCCGGCGCGCGGAGCGTGGCAGCAGCTGCCCGGGTGGGGGATCGCTGCCGGCGTGCCGCTCGTGGCGGTGCTGGCCTGGGTGCTGCCGCTGGTCGGCGTCCCGCTCGTCGCCTTCCTCGCCGTGGACATCTCCGTCGGCGCGTTGCGCAACCGCGGCTGAGCGGCGTGGCGAAAAGCGTTGCGGCGCCGGGGCGGGACGGCACAGACTGCCCCGCATGAGGCATGTCGCGCTGGTCACCGGCGCCAACCACGGCATCGGCGCGGCGACGGCGGAGGCGCTGGCGGCCCAGGGTACGGCGGTGGTGTGCGCGTACTGGACGGTCGAGGAAGAGCCGGACCCGGCGGTGCCCGAGGCGTACCGCACGAACCGGGCGCGAACCGCCGACGCGGTGGTGACCGCGATCCGGGAGCGCGGCGGCGACGCCGCGGCGGTTGCCGAGGACCTCACCGACCCCGAAGCGGCGCGGCGTCTCTTCGACCACGCGGAAGAGGCGTTCGGGCCCCTCGACATCCTCGTCAACAACGCCTCCGGCTGGGTGCAGGACACCTTCAGCCCGGCCACCGTCGACCAGCACGGCCGCGCGCTGCAGCCGGTCACGGCGGGCACCTGGCAGCGCCAGTTCGCCGTCGACGCCATGGCGCCGGCCCTGCTGATCGCCGAGTTCGCCCGCCGGCACGCCGCCCGCGACGCCCGGTGGGGCCGGATCGTCGGGCTCACCTCCGGCGGCGACCTCGGCTTCCCGCAGGAGGTCTCGTACGGGGCGGCGAAGGCGGCGCAGAACAACTACACGATGTCGGCGGCGGTGGAGCTGGCCCCGCTGGGCATCACCGCCAACGTGGTGCACCCGCCCGTCACCGACACCGGCTGGGTCACCGACGAGGTCCGTGGCTTCGTCGAGCGGAGCAACGCCCACGTGCACGTCGCGACGCCCGCCGAGGTGGCCGGCGTGATCGCGTACCTGGCCTCGGACGCGGCGTCACTCATCACCGGCAACGTCATCACGCTGCGGTGATGCACCGCGCGCAAGCGCGTGAGGGGGCCCGAAGGTTGCAGTCGCGGGACAGGTGAGATGTATGTCTCGGACGGCTTTCCGCCGCAACTCCCACCTATGTGCCACGTCGCCGGGAAATCACCCGGCTTCGCCGCCGCCCGGGCCAACCTCTTCCCCGGTAATGATCACGTAGGGGAGGGCCAGATGAGTGTCGTGACGCCGATGCCGCGGTTG carries:
- a CDS encoding SDR family NAD(P)-dependent oxidoreductase; translation: MRHVALVTGANHGIGAATAEALAAQGTAVVCAYWTVEEEPDPAVPEAYRTNRARTADAVVTAIRERGGDAAAVAEDLTDPEAARRLFDHAEEAFGPLDILVNNASGWVQDTFSPATVDQHGRALQPVTAGTWQRQFAVDAMAPALLIAEFARRHAARDARWGRIVGLTSGGDLGFPQEVSYGAAKAAQNNYTMSAAVELAPLGITANVVHPPVTDTGWVTDEVRGFVERSNAHVHVATPAEVAGVIAYLASDAASLITGNVITLR
- a CDS encoding sensor histidine kinase — protein: MIDLRRLPDLWRRFDVTVRDFPLALVLAGASWLPVTENHGTQLGNLPGRPFDGLAVVAVALETLPLAVRRKWPTVCLALVSLGFAIDQLRAYHSVAGTGLAFALVTAGAYVERHRRIVVAVAVAAYVALSVALDRLGSGEGFAGFATFFVLLAGAWAMGGWLRQTRLVEEERRRHVAEVTRAAERTRIARELHDVVTHHVTAMVVQAEAARYLTATPERLDKTLTAITDTGRRAVGDLRHLLDLLNPDHGTEPRTPSAGELRDLVEQTRQAGQPVEFTEEGQRTPRAGSAEAAAYRVVQEALTNALKYAHGRPTTVHVRHSEREMTVEVSTDGTGSSSASPGGSGRGLAGLRERVGVLGGEFSAGAQPGGGFVVRARIPAGSPS
- a CDS encoding response regulator → MTAPIRVLVCDDQELIRTGFTTIIGAQPDMEVVGECGDGRAAVDLVTRLHPDVVVMDVRMPILDGIEATRLLAGAGVTNPVKVLVVTTFNLDEYVYEALRAGASGFLLKDAPPAQLLHGIRTVATGAALLAPEVTRQLVGRYAARIRPAEGAADDALTPRELEVLRLIADGRSNSEIAAALVISQETVKTYVSRILTKLDLRDRVQAVVYAYRRGIVT
- a CDS encoding glycosyltransferase family 39 protein — protein: MTVAAPEKPQVARIPGAHELRRTGPAAWTAWFALLPAVVIAAVSLIGAGDREIWADELATYHAITISWSELGRLFTNLDIIHSFYYVLMRGWIAVAGDSLLALRIPSIAALALTGSVVVLIGRRLVSTPVGVVAGLLLAIIPSISRYAQEIRSFGFVTLLATLSTYLLLRALERPTGRRWAAYTAATALTGLVHFMGITVVGGQLLYLLLTTSRSDEIRRWRFAGALGAVVLIVLPLPALAQQQSGQVAWVTTNAAKTRGFLGRVMLSDDLAWVLVPLALLGVLVLWQRHRAAGVMLVTWAVTPIVFGLVTVSMLHLFVARYMLFTVPAWALLAATTICHLAHPLGRRAHGPWWMLGAALALPACTYLALPDQQSVRKSPVEEQADYRPALFYVRDHYKPQDGIVYNDNRSDRNQLARSAAEYELRRGGPRDVLLYQTAGQIGYFGAKECPDPAPCLADEQRLWLVSTTTSKNPWDGMKPAAADILAKNFQIKDDKRFLKVRVVLLVRGTAAKK
- a CDS encoding alkaline phosphatase, with protein sequence MFTRTVRWLAAPVVARAVAAAGLTLGNPLTAADAGAKRPAKARNVIFINGDGMAAAQREAARLYYAGLDGQLTMDKLPVSGQLTTSPHDPKSPVTDSAAAATAWATGEKTYNGAISVDVDGNPLPTLGAQAKAAGKATGLVTTAQVTDASPAAFFSNTANRSAQDEIARQYVEVTKPDVILGGGEDWWLPAGTAGAYPDKPAEDPTEASKGTKGDLISRAKQGGYQYVSTAAQLEAARGKKLLGLFGNEELFQQRREGEGDVYNPPVSLATMTTKALGTLAQDRDGFFLFVEEEGVDEFAHENNGTRMLQALGELEKAVAVARNYAAVHPDTLVVVTGDHECGGLTVEDTGSTDESGDGISAEDGPFAIKNSSLTFTLDWTTSGHTGVDVPVTAYGPLADRFTGKHPNTYVHDVLSQALTRH
- a CDS encoding DUF72 domain-containing protein — protein: MWTHRAWQGRFLPHPLPTHEKLQAYAGWCNAVEGNTTFYATPARETVVSWAQQTGPDFRFVVKLPKVITHERRLAGVDEPLRLFLDAMEPLGPRLHAYWIQLPGSFGPPDVPALAAFLGRLPASHRYAVEVRHPAFFDDRRATAELEEVLATVGAEWVPFDTTAFFRTPPTSDGERDAWTKKPRVSLRTRALTDRPIVRYLGRDAEEQTVAGWQRWVAVTAGWLREGRSPTVFIHTPDNADAPALARRFHEEVRARVPGLEPLPEAEPMTLF
- a CDS encoding CPBP family intramembrane glutamic endopeptidase, whose amino-acid sequence is MRFIKQLLAVVAIAAVGGQAVNAVSGNPWLTLVLGIVTAVLAVLVYRWVVGRTERREVTELARAGAGARLTRGVLIGFAMSAAVIANIAFLDGYHVHGLGSVTGALGLLGLMAAAAVTEELLFRGVLFRIVEERTGTWIALLLTGLVFGAMHLANPDASLWGATAIAIEAGFMLAACYAATRNLWVPIGLHFGWNFAIGGIFSVVVSGNGDSKGLLEATMSGPAVLTGGDFGPEGSLYTVAAGVLLTVVFLMLARRRGHIVPRRRRAVRETPAAMVSQ
- a CDS encoding PepSY-associated TM helix domain-containing protein, with translation MATITEPALTARGRRPAPVRSFGPLLLRLHFYAGILVAPFVVVAALTGLAYTAMPQVERVVYADELTVAEPGGTTVSPARQVAAARAVHPGGTLTAVRPGDGDATTQVDFTSPELDEEHRHTVYVDPYTGAVTGQLTTWYATTPVKTWFDDLHRNLHLGAAGRHYSEFAASWLWILALGGVVLWWRRRRGTRTVRHLLTPDLAARRGVRRTRGWHAATGMWLTAGLLVLSATGLTWSRYAGGTFSSALDALGAATPSVATDLRGAHVAATGGHHGGAAPSAGGAVTDPGLIDGVLQAARADGLSGPVEVAVPENAATAWTVTQTRNLWPVGRDSVAVDAATGAVTDRVDFADWPLAAKLTRWGINAHMGTLFGIVNQILLAALALGLICVVVWGYRMWWQRRPTRLDRRSRAGAPPARGAWQQLPGWGIAAGVPLVAVLAWVLPLVGVPLVAFLAVDISVGALRNRG